The Lycium barbarum isolate Lr01 chromosome 9, ASM1917538v2, whole genome shotgun sequence genome has a segment encoding these proteins:
- the LOC132610389 gene encoding glycine-rich protein 5-like: MGSKAFLLIVLTIFLVITSEVAAREFAQSSTTPLDYGQENDANDAKFQGVGLPGFPGGRFGGLPGQGFGGGHGGGFGGGYGGGYGGGSGGGYGGGYGGGHGYTGGYPRRGYGGYPRGGGFGGWPRN; the protein is encoded by the exons ATGGGATCAAAAGCATTTTTGCTAATTGTTTTGACTATTTTTCTCGTGATAACCTCAGAGGTTGCCGCCAGGGAGTTCGCTCAGAGCTCCACCACTCCCCTGGATTACG GACAGGAAAATGATGCAAATGACGCCAAATTTCAAGGAGTAGGACTTCCAGGATTTCCAGGAGGCAGATTTGGAGGACTTCCAGGACAGGGATTTGGTGGTGGCCATGGTGGTGGATTTGGTGGTGGATACGGTGGCGGATATGGTGGTGGCAGTGGTGGTGGATACGGTGGTGGATATGGTGGTGGCCATGGATATACTGGCGGTTATCCAAGGAGAGGATATGGTGGATATCCTAGAGGTGGTGGCTTTGGAGGATGGCCTCgcaactaa